In the genome of Plectropomus leopardus isolate mb chromosome 19, YSFRI_Pleo_2.0, whole genome shotgun sequence, the window TAATCAAAAAACTCATATgcatcttattaaaaaaaacatatgtataaaatgaaattgggtTTTCGTAAAGcaattttatcacaaaaaatgtcaaccatGCAGTAGTCCAATTTAAATatagtagtaaaaaaaatattggaatcaGCCTGAATTGTAATCTCCCCTCATGTGattaaaaatccccaaattcaaaagaaaatacagtggACACAATCTAAAACTGTTGCTGCAACATTTTCCCAAGTATTTCCTCGTGTGTGCGTTGTTAGTATGTAGTTCCACAGGGGACACAATgagtaaatatttttatctctAAGGTGAAGTAGTTGACTGGGCGGGACGGCGCAAGGTGACACACCTCTGCTCTGTAAAAGCTTTCAATAccaaagagaggagagggagttACACTGAGACACAGGACAGGTTCTTCTGTCACTGTAAACACACTGTTGACACACAGCTGTTAACACCAGGAATTAAGTATTGGATACCCATTGACCTCGGTAAGTTGATCAAAAATCCATTTCCAATTATTAATCTCTGTTGTAGTCAGATATtgtaacacttaaaaacaacttaaatcaATTGAGGTATGTACACTAAGCATGAGGCGGAAACTGAACTGAGCGATGTTTAGTGGAATTTGTCACATGCTTGATATCAGTCATGCAACTAATGATGAATAAAGTGCAGTCATTTGTCAAGCTACTGAAAAATGATGCTGCcaattcaatatttttgtttgtttgatggaATTTTAAATTACTAATGTCGATTTACTGAAATCAAAAACATCCTGTCATGTCTCTATTGAAGtacatttttattagttttgcaaaattctgacaaaaaaaacccaaattgtGTTGTAAATATAGATATAAGCAGTGGAGTGTAGAtacattattatgtgttttgtgGGGTGATGGACGGTGGTTGATTTAGTagttttgtagcttttttgcACAGGGATGTTGATTCTTAATAATCCTTATATAGGGATTCAGTCAAGATATTAGACTGTATGTCTACTTAAGAATACTGTACATAAATTGCCATTTTTAGtctgacttttactttgaaatactCTATTATTACATTAATTCAACACTAATCACACCAATTTGGATCTGCTATTTAACACAAAGATGATGGCAAACAtttctgccatttctttttttttaatggaaccAGCCTTAATGAAACGCAAGTGATACTGGAGGGTTGCTCTCTTGATAGCAGTGATCCCAGTATAACTGACCACTGAAAAGCATAGAGATTGAAGGGTAAGATACATTACTGTCGTCAGACTGGTTGGGcagctcactcactcacacagcaTAATCCCACATTATCTAAGCAGAGGTTGACGTGAGCTCAAATAGGAGACGGGAAACATGAAATAAGAATGTTGCTTTCTGAGATAGCCTACTGGGTTACACTTGTTTAGCAATAGGCTGCTGCATGCcttaaaacaaaatcatcagTACCAGTCGAACTGTCTGTAAATGCATCAGTGGTCCTTTGACAAAACCCTTTCGAATTACACTCAAAATGTTTCCTGGTCCCCTCCTCTCTCGATGCTATGGAAGCCCATTTTTGCCTAGTCATAATGATAAACCTTCTCATAATAATGACTTCATACCTCATTATAAGGAGACATGTTCTCAAAATTATGAGTTTATTACTTATCTTAAAAATAATGCCTTTGTTTCAAAAATTAATGATTCACTTATCCTAGAATAATGATTTAGtacctcaaaataatgacttacgtatcttaaaaataataactaagGATgcttatctcaaaataataacttagcatgacaaaataatgaattggTATCTCAAACTAATGAGAAACCTTCTCAAAAGAATGATTtacttatctcaaaataatgacaaaatatctcaaaaataataagttgtctcaaaataatgatacaGTATCTAAAAAAATGAGTTATCTTGGAGTAATAATTTAGTATCTCAAAACAATGACTCGCTTATCTTAAAATGATGAGTAACCTGTCTCAAAATATTGACCTAAttatctcaaaatattgagttagTATCTTAAAGTATCTCAAAACAATGTGAAACTTTCTATAAATTTTGAGTTAGTAGCTCAAGATTAAAAGGTTGTGTTTCAAATAATGAATATGTGTCTGAAAATATTGAGAAATGTTAGCAAGCGCAAATGGTGAGAgtatttctcattattttctgaATCAAACTCATTACGTTGAGCTACAAAGTCATTAtttgagaaactttctcaataTGTTGAGCTGTAATCTCTTTATTTTGAGTGAATCTATTATTTGAatctattattttgtttttcataataatgactgactggattttttttctttcatcacaCTAATGACAACAGGCTTCTATGATGCAAACTCATGAAAAGCTGCTCTAACTTAAACCTCTCCATTGTCTCACACCAGGACAGGATGACAAACATCTTGCGGTATCTTGTTAATGTAAGTCTCATCTGCTGCACCTTGTCCTCTGACTGATAGTTCAAAGATGCTCTTTTCCTCACCTCTTCATCCTTTACCTCTGTCTCCCTGCCTGCAGCACCTGCTGACGTTCTCCCTCCAGGACGGGGATGTGCAGAACGTGGAGGAAGCCCAGACTCGTCTCTCCTTCCTGGCTGAGAACAAAAAGCTGTGGAGTCAACAGATGTTCCTGGATGTTGGAGCACAAGCCATCCATCTGCGAGACACACAGAGCGAGGTGAGAACAAATGCACTGTGGTCATCAAATAGGCCTGTCTGTTGTGAATGACTGAAACGAACAAAGATGAGAtttagataagataagataagataagataagataagataagataagataagataagataaaataagaaaagataagataagataagataagataagataagataagataagataagataagataagataagttaagataagataagataagataagataagataatcctttattgatTGAAATTTAAGTTTTGCAAGGGTAAGTACAAGGGTAAAAGTTGCATGCATGAAAGGTCAAATAGAATAACACATAACTTATAAAAGATCAACATACTGGACAAAAAATACAGTGGCTTATTGAGAAATGCCACTCATAATTGCATGCATAAAAACCTTCAGTTTCATCTACTCGTGCAGGACGAGCTGGAGAGGTACTCTTTCAGATCCATCTACCGCTGTGACGCAgttaacacagaaaaacacttccCATCCCTCCTTCTCCTGGTCTGCCAAAGCGCAGATCAGGAGAAACCGGACATTCACTTCTTTAACTGCGAGACAGTGAAGGTGAGTAATAACAAACCTTAACAGCTTCCCCAGTCTGACTCAGTGCGTCAGTTTGAATTGTAGGTCCCGGTTCAGGTTTTACAAGTGATGCCACTTCCTGATTCCCATTGTCACAGGCAGAGAAAATCTGTGACGACATCGCACGCGCAGTTTCGGGTTCCAGCAGGAGTAAGAAGGTGCCTGATGCCCTCAGGTACAGTGAATGTCATGGTCACAAGGCAAcaaaatgtgtggaaaaatatcaaaatggcTTTTAGGAGGATTTTAAAACTGATAACAACTCATTAGAAATTTGCTCCTAATGACAATTCAAGATTATAAGTGCCCAATTTCAATGTCATATTGTGGTTTTAACAGAGGaaagtgtgtctctgtgtgtgtgtgtgtgtgtttgcattcatATTGTATAGCAGGACAGccaaacaaaagagaaacagataTCATTCAGACCAACGTCCCATTAAACTGTTTGcatttcccctcttttttactAACAGTATATCATATTTTCCACTGAATCAAAGCAGCCTGCTGGCACTGTCCAcctgtctgagagagagagacagagagagagagagaggacagagtaaacagctgagagagagaaagacctGTTTTACAGGTTTGCACATAACTTAGGAAGGTGTGACAGAGATAACAAGGCCTTTGTgacaaaagcagagagaaagagagagcagaggacgGATGACAGCGGCGGTGTGTGTGCTCGGGGCCTAAACGGATTACCTGCTTTGAcaattttctctttaaaggaCGTGTGAAGGACAGATATGTGGTAAGACGGACCTACAGCTGGATTTATGCATTTCAATGTTGATACAACCAAGAGACTGCGAAGTTTGAATCAACACACTTAGGAATATTTCACGAGAGAGGGCCAACATGCATGTTTGGGctgattttttgtcttttccagtTGAAACTGACTAGTTGCTGCCTGATTTGCTGAAAAGGAGAATTTAGTTTGAGGGACAGTGTTGTGTGCAATGTAGGCTCCAGCCATGAGAAAGCACAGTCAGACTGTTTACTGTACTTTCAGAGTGCAATAAGGGCTGAGGGATTGAATTTCAGAGGTATCACGTTATATCTATTGATGGAGGACTGtgtctgtctggctgcattcACTGATCAAAGATGTCCTCCAGTTTGTCTCTGAGGCTGCATCCGTTTGAGGCTTTCACATTGAAGATGAGCCTGTCCTTCAATACAAGTGTTTGTTTGAagtgtttaaccttttgaaccctaagcaaactgatgtgtttatttcaaaaacatggggtggggggtgggggggggtaatgagcaacttgaataagaaatgtttcacaaattgcaagcaATTGGTGGATTTATagaattatttactttttttaagcacttttcccaagTCTCATTTGCCTTGtttgaattttctttcttttttttaaatcttattttcaggtaatgttcttgaactttttactaatttcttgttaatttttgcgtcatttcttcttttgttgctcattgccttattcccatgtttttgaaaggaattaAGGCAATTTCttgcaggtttcaaagagttcaGGGTGTTTCCTATGATTGTGCTGACTTATGGGTCACTGCCACCATCAACATGAAGAGCTGTTAGCATCACCTGCAGTATTTTGTAGGAGAAGGGCGCAGTGTTGAAACTCTCCTCTCGTCCTCTAGGCTCGCTCAGAGTGGGGGAGAGGTGATCGACCCCTATGAAATCCCAAGTCACCCTATCCCACATGCTCCAAATCCACCACCACCGAACCCTCCACCTTACCCTGGACCCagaggtaagaaaaaaagactatatTTCCCATGAAAGCTTGTGTGTGACTTTAAAAGTATTTGACATGATGAGAAGGTAAGAGGAAGGGAAAAGGACACGACAGAGGTATTTAGGAGCACAGAGattgctttgtgtgtttgtgtgtgtgtatttaaaggggggggggtttcAGGGGTAAAAGGGGGCAGGGATTCCAAATGCAAGCAGGGCCATGAATGAAAATGGATGAACTGAATCTTCTCTTCTACAACAGCGAACGGCATGAACGGCGGGCCTGATATCTCCTTCCTGCGAGCAGAGCGAGAAGTGGTACGTCTGCTCCATCACCTTTGCGCCCTCTCACTCACCTTAATTCATATATTCTGAACAGCATGATAAACTGATTCTCCAATCCTCAGGGGATCCTCAATCACTGTTTCGATGACATCGAGAGCTTCATGGCCAAACTGCAGCAGACTGCTGAGGCTGCAACTGTGCTGAaccagaggaagaagaaaaagaagaaaagcaaaaagcaaagtGCTGAAGGTAGAAAGAGATGGGTGGATTTCTTTGCAGATTATACCCTCAAGAATATCCTGTTGAAATAACACAAGAttgggtttattttttgaaCAACAGAAGATTTACTCACTGCAAAGGCCCGTCCTCCACCAGAGGAGGAATTCATTGATATCTTCCAGAAATTCAAGTATTGCTTCAGCCTACTGGTGTGTATTCAGtccatattatatttttgtattttacatcagtttttattttcagtgttatattttattttattttattttattttattttattttattttattttattttattttattttattgctcatttcaGTTTCATTAATAATTGGCAAATTAAAACTacacattttctttacatttgtgtttggTTTAGTTTGTTATGTTAGTAgcttcttaatttatttttatttttattttgatataaaaaaaatcacacctattttattttttttagcttagaATTAGTTAACTAAAATAACCTTGATTcagtcacatttcttttttctctctctctttttgtcattCTTGCTGTGCCACATGGTAAAATTcctccatttctttctttctaggCTCGTCTAAAGTCAGCCATCTCCAATCCTTCGTCAGAGGAGCTTGTTCACCATATATTCAAACCTTTGGATATGGTGAGTGCTATAACCTCTAAGTCACCACCAGCCAGGGCTTGCAAGGGCAACACCTGTTGTTGCTATTGCTGTAAACACGAGGCCTCGTCTGTTATAGCagcacagataaaaacaagccTGCGCAGGAAATGACAAATATCTTTAAATGAATCTCATGATGTCATATTGTTGACTATATGGGAACAGGTGAACAGGGAACAAAGATGTAGATAACGCTTATAGACATGGTAATTAAGTTTTATCATAGATGTTGCAGATTTGTCCCTGAGCTGGTATTAAacacaagtgtaaaaaaaacccaaatatgtCATGCAACATGTCATTATCAATGAAAATCATCAGTTTGGCTAAGTAAAGAAACTACAAGTTCCACTCAGTATTTACACAGGGCCGTTCCTGTGTGATAGCCGAAAGTGAAACTCCAAACCCTGGATAAATGCAGCATTTGTTAGGTCAGCTTTACATGGCAGTATTTGTATGCAGGTATGTGTTCTTGGTACACAGTCGGTGCAACATTTGTTTTAGATTTGAAGTGGATTTTCTGTTTGCATGAAAGGCCACATTGCTGTCCCCTGACTGCTGCTTTGGATTATTATTGTTCCTGCTGTCAAAAATAGGTCATTTATGGCTTTCTGTAAAATTTGTAATTATATGACAAAATATTAGTTCTTACAAcatttacatactttatttcGATGGTTAAATGAGCTTGCAGATCCGAAGACCTTGCATTAAAGTCACAACAATAATGTAGAAGTAGTCTTGGCATTGCAATCTGGAGAACTCAACAGCACGAGTCaggagaaaatggaaaaaagcagTTCATATATAagcattatttaaattattgttattattgaattattatttaatgaaaGTTGGTGGAAGGGGGAAGCATGGGCTGAGGAAATTCCCATTCAGTTTTGAAGTAGATACAAATGAAGGGGCAGATATATATGAATTttcacttttcttaacattgCATTTGGCTTTGGCGGACACATATAGAAATTAGTTGTTAAGGAAATAATTCCAACAGTTTTGGAAATATATCCagtcatactgtatgtgtgcttgtAGATTTGCATATCATAGAGTATCCCGCTCATTAAGAATAAAATGTGAAGCATTAGATATGGAATTTCAGGTGTGTCAGCTGATGTTTGATATGACATAATGTAATGAGTTATGAATCAGTTCTCACCAGGAGAATCAAAGGGTGGAACGGGTTGTTTGATTTGTGTACACTGGCACACCCGCAtggaaacagctttttttctcaagCACCAGTGGTTGTTAGAGTTTCACAATCAGACATCGTTTTTGCAGACCTCTAACTCTGGTTTTTGtcttatctgtgtgtgtgcagatggtAAAAACAACAGGGGGACCAGCTCTCGGAGCCTCAGTGTCCAGCCCGGCCCTGAGcacctctgctgtctctctgctacAAGACAACCTgagcgaggaggagaggcagCTGTGGACGTCTCTGGGTCCCAACTGGACGCTGCCAACGGTCAGTATCAGCAATCACTTGGCTTGCCAGTGTAACAGTGATACCATGacataaattaagttttcttcTATTTTGCCTGGCCTCTCCTTGGATAATTTATTATACTTCTTCTCGCCATATTAACAAATATTGGCGGCTCATTCTCATCTCATAACATAAAACTTACAatgacatttgatttatttgaaagttAAATGggaatttttaatgtaaagaaTGTTTACATCCAGCCAATGAGGTGTAAAAATGGTCTGATGTAAAAGATATGTATtattgacaaataaaataaaataaaatagtggcTGCTGGCAGCCAAAGATAGCGCTACCTATTAAGTGATATAAGTGGTTGCTTAGGATGCCCTGGTCTAGAAAACACAGgagacaataacaaaataaaaatggaactTCCTGACaacatttcatgtcattttttgccaacaaatactgaaaaaacgATCAgttcaaagacagacagaatgaaCAGTTCAAATAGGCTTAATAATTAATTTACCGTCCCCTAAGTAACAAGTACTCCCAGGATTctgttgtaaataaaatattgcttATAAGCTTAGGGTGTAATATATTGTATTTactgtgatcttttttttcatagtgtTGCTGTGAGTAGGTCTCACTTTAGTTTTTACATGCTTATTTGTACATTAGTACTGATATTTACCACATACACAAGTTGGCTCAGTGCCACATAAACACATTACAGTGATGGGGGCTCCCCAAATAGAATTCTGCTTAAGGCCCCCCAAAAGTCTAGGTTTGGCCCTGCTGGCAGTTTCAACCCCAACATGTAAGCACTGATATCAACTTCCAAAAATTGGAAGATGGACTTTATTAATCAGAAATAATAGTTTTGGTCACGCTGTAAAGTAAAACCCAAGTGCAAAAAGGACTAATGCAGTGACTCTGTGTGCTCCCTCAGCTCTCAGCTCAGAGGGCCCGTGGCTCCCTACACACCTGTCTTCTTGGATGGTTGGAAGCCAGAAGCCTTTAGGGCAGACGGGCAGGTTTGGGAGGATCCGGTCGAGTCACAGCACAAACATGAGGCCCTCCAAGTAAAACAAGAGGTATGGAATACCTGAAAACGGTATGGGTTAAACACTCGCCTCCGGTGTGTGTCAGAAGAGAGGAGCGAGATGCACtcaaaatatgtgtgtgtaaaagcacAACACAGGGGCTGAACATAATAACAGACACAcgataatatataaatatcaagTGCAATAATCACTGCAGCTGCCCTTTGTTGTAGAGTTGCTTAAGTTGCTTCAAAAACTGTATGTTGTGGATGTTCTTTTTATTGAAAACTGTTTGCTCTAAAATAGCCTTGCATTCTTGTGTTGTTAACAATTTAAGGCATGCTTTATAattattaaagggacagttcacccaaaaatcaaaaaatttatttttttactctttccTGGAGTGCCATTTATCAAGCTAGATTGTTCTGGTGAGCGCTGcaagagtgttggagatatctgttGTAGGGATGCCTTTTCTCGAATGTACTGAaagtagatggcactcagcttgtggtgctcaaaaaaatacatttgcaagaCTCAATAATAATgtgtcttttcagaaatcatggcccggttactcaagataatctatgGATCTTGTTTGAGCAGTTTGATGTCGGAACTGTCTTCTTTCAATTGAACTGCGTCTATATTCATAAATATCCATCTTGTTTtacccacagcagcagcagcaggagccaGCTGCTCCTCCAGAATCTCGTGTCAGCGATGAAACGTAGGTTATCTTGAAGAAGCAAATCAGCTGCCACAGTTTTCGCCCTGACTGTATGGTAACAATGTCTGTTTCCTTTCCTCTCAGAGACAGCAGCTCACTCCCACCAGAGTCTGAAAGGATGTACAGCTGCACTTATGACTTCATAGCCAGGAACAGTAGTGAACTCTCAGTGCAGCAGGGGGAGACACtcgaggtaaaaaaaaaaaaagtagcacaCAGTGAGAAATGTTCATGGTGCATTCAGGAACCAATCACCAAGCATGACAGCTGACAGCAACTCCTCTATCTGACAGGTGGTTGAATCGTCCAAGCGCTGGTGGAAGTGTCGTAATCGTTTCAACC includes:
- the LOC121958779 gene encoding epidermal growth factor receptor kinase substrate 8-like protein 1, encoding MTNILRYLVNHLLTFSLQDGDVQNVEEAQTRLSFLAENKKLWSQQMFLDVGAQAIHLRDTQSEDELERYSFRSIYRCDAVNTEKHFPSLLLLVCQSADQEKPDIHFFNCETVKAEKICDDIARAVSGSSRSKKVPDALRLAQSGGEVIDPYEIPSHPIPHAPNPPPPNPPPYPGPRANGMNGGPDISFLRAEREVGILNHCFDDIESFMAKLQQTAEAATVLNQRKKKKKKSKKQSAEEDLLTAKARPPPEEEFIDIFQKFKYCFSLLARLKSAISNPSSEELVHHIFKPLDMMVKTTGGPALGASVSSPALSTSAVSLLQDNLSEEERQLWTSLGPNWTLPTVSISNHLACHSQLRGPVAPYTPVFLDGWKPEAFRADGQVWEDPVESQHKHEALQVKQEQQQQEPAAPPESRVSDETDSSSLPPESERMYSCTYDFIARNSSELSVQQGETLEVVESSKRWWKCRNRFNQIGFVPFNILDPLTHIDSPVTHTPPRAPAPPPLAKTFSVVPPSPPTLPQALTQPSQRPRSLPPYSQHIPATEDPDSKVMQINDELLQRLTNGKAQLNKPLVIPRSSETSVPLDYHSPPDEVAEWLRGKGFSEPTVSCLGVLTGAQLFSLNKEELRAVIPDEGARVYSQLTVQKSLLEDARRATELEAVMEKQKQKVDLKLESSTL